The Gopherus evgoodei ecotype Sinaloan lineage chromosome 8, rGopEvg1_v1.p, whole genome shotgun sequence genome includes a region encoding these proteins:
- the EXTL2 gene encoding exostosin-like 2, with product MRCRHICKLPGRVMGIRLLRFSSVVIFLLLLVAGALMALLPNTKDDKMSNLRRERKSQSQSALDSFTLVMQTYNRTDLLLKLLNHYQAIPHLHKVVVVWNNVGEKIPEEMWNSLGPHPVPVVFKVQTVNRMRNRLQIFPELETQAVLMMDDDTLISAYDLAFAFTVWKQFPDQIVGFVPRKHVSTSSGIYSYGSFELQTPGFGNGDQYSMVLIGAAFFHSGYLELFQKQPDAVHALIDETQNCDDIAMNFLVAKHTGKPSGVFVKPVDIRNLEKETNSGYSGMWHRAEHLLQRSYCLNKLVNIYNSMPLKYSNIMISQFGFPNYANHKNKM from the exons ATGAG ATGTCGTCACATCTGTAAGCTACCAGGAAGAGTTATGGGAATCCGACTACTGCGCTTCTCTTCTGTGGTGATCTTTCTCTTACTCCTCGTGGCAGGTGCTTTAATGGCTTTGCTTCCTAACACTAAAGATGACAAAATGTCCAATTTGCGAAGGGAACGAAAATCCCAGAGCCAATCTGCCTTGGATTCATTTACTCTTGTTATGCAGACATACAATAGGACTGACTTATTGTTGAAGCTCTTAAATCATTATCAAGCCATCCCCCATCTACACAAAGTGGTTGTTGTGTGGAACAACGTTGGGGAGAAGATACCAGAGGAAATGTGGAATTCCCTGGGACCCCATCCTGTACCTGTTGTCTTCAAAGTGCAGACTGTGAATCGCATGAGGAACAGACTCCAGATCTTCCCGGAATTGGAAACACAAG CTGTTTTAATGATGGATGATGACACACTGATTAGTGCCTATGACCTTGCTTTTGCCTTCACTGTTTGGAAG CAATTTCCAGATCAGATAGTGGGATTTGTTCCTAGAAAGCATGTTTCCACTTCTTCAGGTATATACAGTTATGGCAGCTTTGAATTGCAGACACCTGGATTTGGAAATGGGGACCAGTACTCCATGGTTCTCATAGGAGCAGCATTCTTTCACAGCGGATACCTAGAACTCTTTCAAAAGCAGCCTGATGCTGTTCATGCTTTGATAGATGAAACTCAAAACTGTGATGATATTGCCATGAATTTTCTAGTGGCAAAGCATACTGGAAAGCCTTCAGGAGTGTTCGTGAAACCTGTTGACATAAGGAATTTAGAAAAAGAGACTAACAGTGGTTATTCCGGAATGTGGCACCGAGCAGAGCACTTGCTACAAAGATCTTACTGTCTAAATAAATTGGTTAATATTTATAACAGTATGCCATTAAAATATTCTAACATTATGATTTCTCAGTTTGGGTTCCCTAATTATGCCAATCACAAGAATAAAATGTAA